A DNA window from Hymenobacter aquaticus contains the following coding sequences:
- a CDS encoding sigma-54-dependent transcriptional regulator produces MILVVDDDLAVRTSLGLLLKQAGYPAKGVATPEEALQVVQATPPALVLMDMNYSLDTSGHDGLQLLAQVKQVAPQVPVILITGWGSITLAVEGIKAGAAEFVTKPWNNDSLLQTIRTILSLQERPAAGSTLSRRDLDRQFNFRNIVGADAQLLHVLRNVGQVAATDASVLIEGESGTGKELIAEAIHQNSHRRDKPFVKVNLGGISASLFESEMFGHRRGAFTDAKTDRVGRFELANKGTIFLDEIGELDLGSQVKLLRVLQDRTYEVLGDSRARSLDIRVICATNRNLAEMVREGRFREDLYYRINLITVRLPALRERPDDIPLLVNHFVQNLRTTYNRPSLKVGTRALHWLRELPLSGNIRELKNLVERAVLVSGKDELSPEDFQAQFTKVPAKAAPGELPPVGSMTLEEVEVQMIRKSMEFYAGNVSRVAKALGLSRGALYRRLEKYDIPFDAAQS; encoded by the coding sequence ATGATTCTTGTCGTCGATGATGATTTGGCCGTCCGCACTTCGCTGGGGCTGCTGCTCAAACAGGCCGGCTACCCGGCCAAAGGCGTTGCCACGCCCGAGGAAGCCTTGCAGGTGGTGCAGGCCACGCCCCCGGCCCTGGTGCTGATGGACATGAACTACTCCCTCGACACCTCCGGCCACGACGGGCTGCAGCTGCTGGCCCAGGTGAAGCAGGTGGCCCCGCAGGTGCCCGTGATTCTGATTACGGGCTGGGGCTCCATCACGCTGGCCGTGGAAGGCATCAAGGCCGGGGCCGCCGAGTTCGTGACCAAGCCTTGGAACAACGACTCCCTGCTCCAGACCATCCGCACCATCCTGAGCCTACAGGAGCGTCCCGCCGCCGGCTCCACCCTCAGCCGCCGCGACCTGGACCGGCAGTTCAACTTCCGCAACATCGTGGGGGCCGATGCCCAGCTGCTGCACGTGCTGCGCAACGTGGGCCAGGTGGCCGCCACCGACGCTTCCGTGCTGATTGAAGGGGAGAGCGGCACGGGCAAGGAGCTCATTGCCGAGGCCATCCACCAGAACAGCCACCGCCGCGACAAACCCTTCGTGAAAGTGAACCTGGGCGGTATTTCGGCTTCCCTGTTCGAGAGTGAGATGTTCGGGCACCGCCGCGGGGCCTTCACCGACGCCAAAACCGACCGGGTGGGCCGCTTCGAGTTGGCCAACAAAGGCACCATTTTCCTCGACGAAATCGGGGAGCTGGACCTGGGCAGCCAGGTGAAGCTGCTGCGCGTGCTGCAAGACCGTACCTACGAGGTGCTCGGCGACAGCCGGGCCCGCAGCCTCGACATTCGGGTGATTTGCGCCACCAACCGCAACCTGGCCGAGATGGTGCGCGAAGGCCGGTTCCGCGAAGACCTCTACTACCGCATCAACCTGATAACCGTGCGCCTGCCCGCCCTGCGCGAGCGGCCCGACGACATTCCGCTGCTGGTAAATCACTTCGTGCAGAACCTGCGCACTACTTACAACCGCCCTTCGCTGAAAGTGGGGACCCGGGCCCTGCACTGGCTGCGCGAGCTGCCGCTGTCGGGCAACATCCGGGAGCTGAAAAACCTGGTGGAGCGCGCCGTGCTGGTGTCGGGCAAAGACGAGCTGAGCCCCGAGGACTTCCAGGCCCAGTTCACCAAAGTGCCCGCCAAGGCCGCGCCCGGCGAGCTGCCGCCCGTGGGCTCGATGACCCTGGAGGAAGTGGAAGTGCAGATGATCCGCAAGTCGATGGAGTTCTACGCCGGCAACGTGAGCCGGGTAGCCAAAGCCCTGGGCCTAAGCCGCGGTGCGCTATACAGAAGGCTGGAGAAGTACGACATTCCGTTTGACGCGGCCCAAAGCTAG
- a CDS encoding ABC transporter permease yields the protein MAEILLSFFVLFVVSVLLVNYYYNYRQPMGFHSDNVWEFGINAGQDTVARREKMRLVVQELQATPGVVAVTGTGDNTPFSFSTMNTDEYRYHGRQIGYIDRYDADDEAVKVLGLNVVAGRWFDRRDDAAGRRFPVLINQAFAQQMFGDEAPVGKVLTNEKKSEEWHVVGVVDAYRSASDFAANEPAIFHRKTLDDTSRYVQQEVPILLVRVQPGSGAVLEQQLVRKIKNVTKGWSANVNTLAENRRDKLKFIMTPLAALGLVGLFLIINVALGLFGVLWYNINQRKAEIGLRRALGATGNGISKQFLGEMLVVTTLGVLGGLALAVQFPLLGVFGVASGVYVQAMLLATVLIFVLTAICALQPSRIAAGIQPAVSLREE from the coding sequence ATGGCCGAAATTCTGCTGTCGTTTTTCGTGCTGTTCGTCGTGAGCGTGCTGCTGGTGAATTACTACTACAACTACCGCCAGCCCATGGGCTTCCACTCCGACAACGTGTGGGAGTTCGGCATCAATGCCGGGCAGGACACGGTGGCGCGGCGCGAAAAGATGCGGCTGGTGGTGCAGGAGCTGCAGGCCACGCCGGGCGTGGTGGCCGTCACGGGCACCGGCGACAACACGCCCTTCTCCTTCAGCACCATGAACACCGACGAGTACCGCTACCACGGCCGGCAGATCGGCTACATCGACCGCTACGACGCCGACGATGAGGCGGTGAAGGTGCTGGGCCTGAACGTGGTGGCCGGCCGCTGGTTCGACCGCCGCGACGATGCCGCCGGCCGCCGCTTCCCGGTGCTGATCAACCAGGCCTTTGCCCAGCAGATGTTCGGCGACGAGGCCCCCGTGGGCAAGGTGCTCACCAACGAGAAGAAGAGCGAGGAGTGGCACGTGGTGGGCGTGGTGGACGCCTACCGCTCCGCCAGCGACTTTGCCGCCAACGAACCGGCCATCTTTCACCGCAAAACCCTGGATGATACTTCGCGCTACGTGCAGCAAGAAGTCCCGATTCTGCTGGTGCGGGTGCAGCCCGGCAGCGGGGCCGTGCTGGAGCAGCAGCTGGTGCGCAAAATCAAGAACGTGACCAAGGGTTGGAGCGCCAACGTGAATACGCTGGCGGAAAACCGCCGCGACAAGCTCAAGTTCATCATGACGCCGCTGGCCGCGCTGGGGCTGGTGGGCCTGTTCCTGATTATCAACGTGGCCCTGGGCTTGTTCGGGGTGCTGTGGTACAACATCAACCAGCGCAAGGCCGAAATCGGGCTGCGCCGGGCCCTGGGCGCCACCGGCAACGGTATCAGCAAGCAGTTTCTGGGCGAAATGCTGGTCGTGACGACGCTGGGCGTGCTGGGCGGGCTGGCGTTGGCGGTGCAGTTTCCGCTGCTGGGCGTGTTCGGGGTGGCCTCCGGGGTGTACGTGCAGGCCATGCTGCTGGCCACCGTCCTGATTTTCGTGCTGACCGCCATCTGCGCCCTGCAACCCAGCCGCATTGCCGCCGGCATTCAGCCCGCCGTGTCGTTGCGGGAGGAGTAG